CGCTTGGTCATACCAATGAACCATCGATCGGGGAGGACAACACCCATGACCGTCATCGCCACCACCCAGCCGCGCGCGGCCCTGACCGAGGAGGCTCGGGCCGAGCTGACGGCTCTGCTGGGCGACCGGTTCACCACCTCCCTGCCGGTGCGCGAGCATCACGGCAAGGACGAGTCCTATCACACGCCCTGTCCGCCGGATGGCGTCGCCTTCGCCAACTCGACTGAGGAAGTCAGCGCGATCGTGAAGATCTGCGCGAAGCACAAGCTGCCGGTCATCCCCTTCGGTACCGGCACCTCGCTTGAGGGTGGCATCGCCGCGCTGGCCGGCGGCATCACCATCGATCTGTCGGGCATGCAGCAGATCCTGCGCGTGAGCCCGGAGGATCTCGACGTCACCGTCCAGGCCGGCGTGACCCGCAAGCAATTGAACGAGCATCTGCGCGACACCGGCCTGTTCTTCCCCATCGATCCCGGCGCCAACGCCTCGTTGGGCGGCATGACGGCGACGCGGGCGAGCGGCACCAACGCCGTGCGCTATGGCACGATGCGCGAGAATGTCCTGGGCCTGACGGTGGTGCTCGCCGACGGCCGCGTCATCAAGACCGGCGGGCGGGCGCGCAAATCGGCGGCCGGCTACGACCTGACCCGCCTGTTCGTCGGCTCCGAAGGCACGCTCGGCATCATCACCGAGGTGACGCTGAAGCTCTACGGCATTCCGGAGGCCGTCTCGTCGGCCGTCTGCGCCTTCCAGACCATCAAGGGCGCGGTCGACACGGTGATCCAGACCATCCAGGTCGGCGTTCCGGTCGCCCGCATCGAACTGTTGGACGAGGTCCAGATCGACGCCGTCAACAAATACTCCAAGCTCGACTACGCGGTCGCTCCCACCCTGTTCTTCGAATTCCATGGCACCGAGGCCGGCGTGAAGGAGCAGGCGGAGATGGTCGCCGCCATCGCGCAGGAACATGGCGGCATGGAGTTCGCCTGGGCCACCCGGCCGGAAGACCGCAGCAAGCTCTGGCAGGCCCGGCACGACGCCTACTACGCCGCGCTCGCCCTGCGTCCAGGGTCGAAGGGCTGGCCGACCGACGTTTGCGTGCCGATCTCGCGCCTTGCCGACTGCATTCTGGAAACCAAGCAGGATCTGGCCGAGTCCAACATGCTGGCCCCGATGGTCGGCCATGTCGGTGACGGCAACTTCCACCTCGTCTATGTCCTCGACCCGGAGAACCCGGCCGAGTTGGCCGAGGCCCAGCGCCTTGCCGACAAGATGGTGACCCGCGCGTTGGAAATGGGCGGCACCTGCACCGGCGAACACGGCATCGGTTACGGCAAGATGGCATTCCTGGAACAGGAGACCGGCGAAGCGTTCAACGTCATGGGCGATCTGAAGCGCGCCTTCGATCCGGACAATCTGCTGAATCCGGGCAAGGTGGTGCGGGTGTAGGGGCGGATTGCCCCCACCCCAACCCTTCCCCGCTGGGCGGGGGAGGGGGCAAGTGCTTGTTCGGAAAAGTGGCGGCAGTCCCTCCCCCGCCCAGCTCTCGCACAAAGCTTTGCTTTGTGCTGACGCGGCAGGCGGACCATAGGTCCGCTGAGAGCGGGGGAGGTTAGGTGGGGGCAACCGTTGCGTCAGCTCTCACCGGAACTTCGGCCGGCGCCCCGCCTTCAGCGCCTGCACCGCTTGGTCCAGCGTCTGCAGGAACTGCGATTTGTCGCGCTGGCTCATCGGCGCGTTGCCGCCGCCGACCACGCCCATGTCGCGCAAATCCTGCATCAGCGCGCGGGTGGCGAGCGCCGAGCCGACGCTGTCCGGCGTGAAGGGCCGCCCGGTCGGGCCGATCACCACCGCGTTGCGCTTCACGCAACGGTCGGCAAGCTGGATGTCGGCGGTCACCACGATGTCGGTCGGGCCGGCCTGTTCGGCGATCCAGTTGTCGGCGGCGTCGAAGCCATCGCTGACCACCACCAGCTCCGCCATGCACTCGGTCGGCAGGCGCAAGGGCGCGTTGGCGACGATCCACACCTTGCAGCCGGTGCGGCCGGCGACCTTGTAAATCTCGGCCTTGACCGGGCAGGCGTCGGCATCGACGTAGATTTCCACTTTGGAACTGACCAATCCTCTTCCTCCTGTTGCCGCCCGATCCCCGCGAGTCGGCTCAACAAGGTTTCATGCAAGCTCCTTATGCGCTAAAACCGGACCCTAGCGACAGGGTGCCGTAGAACCGCAAGGAATGGGCGGCGCCAATTCTCACATCTTTTCGGAAGGTCGGAGCGGCGCATGGCGTCCTACCAGTATGTCTATGTCATGAAGGGCCTGAGCAAGGTCTATCCTGGCGGCAAGAAGGTTCTCGACAACATCTGGCTGTCGTTCCTGCCGGGTGTGAAGATCGGCGTGCTCGGCGTCAACGGCGCCGGTAAGTCGACCCTGATGAAGATCATGGCCGGTCTGGACAAGGACTACTCCGGCGAGGCCTGGGCGGCCGAGGGCGCCAAGGTCGGCTACCTCTCGCAGGAGCCGCAGCTGGACCCGACCAAGAACGTCCAGGAAAACGTCATGGAGGCGCTGAAGGAGACGAAGGCGCTGCTCGACCGCTTCAACGAAGTGTCGAACCTGATGGCCGATCCGGACGCCGATTTCGACGCGCTGCTGGCCGAACAGGGCGAGCTGCAGGAGAAGATCGATGCGGCCGACGCCTGGGACATCGACCGCACGGTCGAGATCGCCATGGACGCCCTGCGCTGCCCGCCGGGCGACGCCGACGTGACCAAGCTGTCGGGCGGTGAGCGCCGCCGCGTCGCTCTCTGCAAGCTGCTGCTGGAAAAGCCCGACCTGCTGCTGCTCGACGAGCCGACCAACCACCTCGACGCCGAATCGGTCGCCTGGCTGCAGAAGCACCTGGAGGACTACAAGGGCACCGTCGTGCTGGTCACCCACGACCGTTACTTCCTGGACAGCGTCACCGGCTGGATCCTCGAACTCGACCGTGGGTCGGGCATTCCGTGGGAAGGCAACTACTCGTCCTGGCTGGAGCAGAAGCAGAAGCGCCTGGAGCAGGAAGGCCGCCAGGAGGAAGCCCGGCAGAAGCAGCTGGCCACCGAACTGGAGTGGATCCGGCAGTCCCCGCGCGCCCGTCAGGCCAAGAGCAAGGCGCGCATCACCGCCTACGAGACGCTGTTGGCCGAAAGCGCCAAGGAGCAGGGCGGCGAGACGCGGATCGTCATCCCGGTGCCGCCGCGCCTGGGCAACGTCGTCATCGAGGCGGAGAACATCGCCAAGGGCTTCGGCGACCGCCTGCTGATCGACGGCCTGTCCTTCCGGCTGCCGCCGGGCGGCATCGTCGGCGTCATCGGCCCGAACGGCGCCGGCAAGACCACGCTGTTCCGCATGATCACCGGGCAGGACGGGCCGGACGCCGGCACCTTCCGCGTCGGCGACACGGTGAAGCTCGGCTATGTCGACCAGAGCCGCGACAGCCTGGACGCCAAGAAGACGGTGTGGGAGGAAATCTCCGACGGGCTGGATCTGGTCGAGCTTGGCAAGAAGACCATGCCCAGCCGCGCCTATGTCTCCAGCTTCAACTTCCGCGGCCCCGACCAGCAGAAGAAGGTCGGCCAGCTGTCGGGCGGTGAGCGCAACCGCGTCCACCTCGCCAAGATGCTGAAGTCCGGCGCCAACGTCCTGCTGCTCGACGAACCGACCAACGACCTGGACGTCGATACGCTGCGGGCGCTGGAAGACGCGCTGCAGGCGTTCGCCGGCTGCGCCGTGGTCATCAGCCACGATCGCTGGTTCCTCGATCGCATCGCCACCCACATCCTGGCCTTCGAGGGCGAAAGCCACGTCGAATGGTTCGAAGGCAACTTCCAGGATTACGAGGCCGACAAGAAGCGCCGCCTGGGCGCCGACGCCGACCAGCCGCACCGCATCAAGTACAAGCCGCTGGTCCGCAGCTGATCCTGGTGCCGATCCTGTAGGCTGAACGAAAAAGGCCGCCCCCTCCGGCTGGAAGGGGCGGCCTTTTCCATGACCGCGAACGGTCAAGCCCGTTAGCGGGTGACGTCGTCCGACCGGTCGGTGCGGCGGTCGCGCAGGTTCTCGTCCCGCGTATCCTCGATCTCGACCTCGGTGCGGCGGACGGTGTCGCGGACGCTCTGGGCGCGCTCCTCGACGTCCTTGCGGACAACGACCGTCTCGCGGACATGGGCGGTCTTGCTGACCACCGCTTCCTCGTCGGTCTCCGTCACCTCGATGGTGCGTTCGCGGAAGGCGTCGGCCGGAACCTCGGTGCTGCCCTCCACCATGCCGCCGGGGCGGCGCTCGACGGTGACCGTCTCGTCACGCAGGCGCACCTGCTCCTCGACCGGCGTCTCGACGACATAGCTGCGGACGCGGACGCCACCGCGCTCGACGGTGCGCTTGCCGATATTGACCTGCTCCTCGACAACCGGGATCTGCTCCTCGCGTTCGGACGTGCCGCTGCGGGTGCGTTCGGTGTTCACGTCGCGCATGGCCGCCGCGGCGCCGGTCAGGCCGGTCCCTTCGGTGGTGGTGCGGCCCGGCGAATAGCGCAGCCGCTCCTCTTCCGCCGAACGGTCGTCATAATAGTCGGCGGTCTCGTCGTAGCCGGTCCAGCCGGATTCGCGATAGGCGCTGCCGCGTTCCTCGACATCCACCACATTGCCGCGCTCCAGCACCTCCATGGCGCGGTCGACATCGTCCTCGTCCAACCGGACCTTCAGCAGCGAGCCGCCGCGGCGGACGCCTTCGGCATAGACCTCCGCATCCCGGTTCGGGACTCCCCAGCCGGCGAGGCGGGTCAGCATGCCCCCCGAACCGGTGCCTGTCGTGGAGCCCGTGTAGCCCGCGGTCCCCGTCGCCGTCGTGCCGGTCCCGATGCCGCTGCCCGGCACTGTGTTGGGCGAGGCGACATAGCCGGTGGACAGGTCGGTGCGGGCCATGCCGCTGGCCGCGCCTAGCGACGCGTCGCCGGTGGTGGTGCCCATACCGGTTCCGGTCGCGGACGTCCCGCCGCTCCAGCCGCCGCCGATTAGGTCGCCGTGCGACAGGATTTCGATGGCGCTGGACTCGAAACCGGCGGCCTGCAGGTCGCGCGAGGCGGTTTCGGCGTCGGATCGGTGGTCGTAGAGGGCGACGATGGTCTTGGTCATCGGCTTTACTCCTCAGACATGTTCTGATTGGGGGACCGGACGGGTGCGGTCGGGGCTGTGACCCGCTCCACCACCGCCTCTTCGGAACGCAGGGTGACGGGCTGCTCGACTTCGACGGTGCGCTTGGATTTGCGGATGTGCAGTTCTTCGCGGAGGATCAGGCGGCGTTCGACCACCAGCACTTCC
The Azospirillum sp. TSA2s DNA segment above includes these coding regions:
- the ettA gene encoding energy-dependent translational throttle protein EttA, whose translation is MASYQYVYVMKGLSKVYPGGKKVLDNIWLSFLPGVKIGVLGVNGAGKSTLMKIMAGLDKDYSGEAWAAEGAKVGYLSQEPQLDPTKNVQENVMEALKETKALLDRFNEVSNLMADPDADFDALLAEQGELQEKIDAADAWDIDRTVEIAMDALRCPPGDADVTKLSGGERRRVALCKLLLEKPDLLLLDEPTNHLDAESVAWLQKHLEDYKGTVVLVTHDRYFLDSVTGWILELDRGSGIPWEGNYSSWLEQKQKRLEQEGRQEEARQKQLATELEWIRQSPRARQAKSKARITAYETLLAESAKEQGGETRIVIPVPPRLGNVVIEAENIAKGFGDRLLIDGLSFRLPPGGIVGVIGPNGAGKTTLFRMITGQDGPDAGTFRVGDTVKLGYVDQSRDSLDAKKTVWEEISDGLDLVELGKKTMPSRAYVSSFNFRGPDQQKKVGQLSGGERNRVHLAKMLKSGANVLLLDEPTNDLDVDTLRALEDALQAFAGCAVVISHDRWFLDRIATHILAFEGESHVEWFEGNFQDYEADKKRRLGADADQPHRIKYKPLVRS
- a CDS encoding FAD-binding oxidoreductase, producing the protein MTVIATTQPRAALTEEARAELTALLGDRFTTSLPVREHHGKDESYHTPCPPDGVAFANSTEEVSAIVKICAKHKLPVIPFGTGTSLEGGIAALAGGITIDLSGMQQILRVSPEDLDVTVQAGVTRKQLNEHLRDTGLFFPIDPGANASLGGMTATRASGTNAVRYGTMRENVLGLTVVLADGRVIKTGGRARKSAAGYDLTRLFVGSEGTLGIITEVTLKLYGIPEAVSSAVCAFQTIKGAVDTVIQTIQVGVPVARIELLDEVQIDAVNKYSKLDYAVAPTLFFEFHGTEAGVKEQAEMVAAIAQEHGGMEFAWATRPEDRSKLWQARHDAYYAALALRPGSKGWPTDVCVPISRLADCILETKQDLAESNMLAPMVGHVGDGNFHLVYVLDPENPAELAEAQRLADKMVTRALEMGGTCTGEHGIGYGKMAFLEQETGEAFNVMGDLKRAFDPDNLLNPGKVVRV
- a CDS encoding YsnF/AvaK domain-containing protein; protein product: MTKTIVALYDHRSDAETASRDLQAAGFESSAIEILSHGDLIGGGWSGGTSATGTGMGTTTGDASLGAASGMARTDLSTGYVASPNTVPGSGIGTGTTATGTAGYTGSTTGTGSGGMLTRLAGWGVPNRDAEVYAEGVRRGGSLLKVRLDEDDVDRAMEVLERGNVVDVEERGSAYRESGWTGYDETADYYDDRSAEEERLRYSPGRTTTEGTGLTGAAAAMRDVNTERTRSGTSEREEQIPVVEEQVNIGKRTVERGGVRVRSYVVETPVEEQVRLRDETVTVERRPGGMVEGSTEVPADAFRERTIEVTETDEEAVVSKTAHVRETVVVRKDVEERAQSVRDTVRRTEVEIEDTRDENLRDRRTDRSDDVTR
- a CDS encoding YaiI/YqxD family protein yields the protein MEIYVDADACPVKAEIYKVAGRTGCKVWIVANAPLRLPTECMAELVVVSDGFDAADNWIAEQAGPTDIVVTADIQLADRCVKRNAVVIGPTGRPFTPDSVGSALATRALMQDLRDMGVVGGGNAPMSQRDKSQFLQTLDQAVQALKAGRRPKFR